From the genome of Eucalyptus grandis isolate ANBG69807.140 chromosome 2, ASM1654582v1, whole genome shotgun sequence, one region includes:
- the LOC104433298 gene encoding transcription factor HHO3, producing the protein MEYPERTRSYVEALEEERRKIQVFERELPLCLELVIQAIERCKQQLSVQGQSSECNSEQTSMDDGRVLEVFIPLKGPYSGDDDEDDACEEEGDGDGDGDGDVHHSSRDDKGGDDNAMEKSDWLRSAQLWNPNPDPIPHREVQDPPPPPPPSKEVAAVANHLKSHESGAFRPFRIGENNSTKKKQPPGRAASPAPDAAACSTAETASGRTSKQAAQRKQRRCWSTELHRGFLHALQQLGGPDVATPKQIREVMKVDGLTNDEVKSHLQKYRLHARRPSPNGHNNANAQAPQFLVVGGIWMQPPGFPAVATGKLPLEAASNRVYAPVTMLPQPLGPSHKECGFVTSEERGSQSEVGVDHFNNCSSTTSSSTHMTVDL; encoded by the exons atggaatacCCAGAGAGAACGAGGAGTTATGTGGAAGCGTTGGAGGAAGAGAGGCGCAAAATCCAGGTCTTTGAGCGGGAGCTCCCCCTCTGCTTGGAGCTAGTGATCCAAG CGATCGAGAGGTGCAAGCAGCAGCTGTCGGTGCAGGGGCAGTCGTCGGAGTGCAATTCCGAGCAGACGTCCATGGACGATGGTCGTGTCCTGGAGGTATTCATCCCTCTGAAGGGTCCGTATTCtggggatgatgatgaagatgatgcttGTGAGGAGgagggcgacggcgacggcgacggcgacggcgacgtgCACCATTCCTCACGCGACGATAAGGGCGGAGATGATAATGCGATGGAGAAATCGGACTGGCTCCGATCCGCGCAGCTGTGGAACCCGAACCCAGATCCCATTCCGCATAGAGAG gttcaggatccgcctcctcctccgccaccatCGAAAGAAGTCGCCGCGGTAGCGAACCACCTGAAAAGCCATGAAAGCGGTGCTTTTCGCCCATTTCGAATTGGCGAAAATAATAGTACCAAGAAGAAGCAGCCGCCCGGCCGAGCTGCATCACCTGCGCCCGATGCTGCCGCCTGCTCGACGGCAGAGACGGCCAGCGGCCGGACCAGCAAGCAGGCCGCCCAACGGAAGCAGCGGCGGTGCTGGTCAACGGAGTTGCACCGGGGATTCTTGCACGCTCTTCAACAGCTTGGGGGTCCGGATG TTGCGACTCCTAAGCAAATCAGGGAAGTGATGAAGGTCGATGGCCTCACAAATGATGAAGTTAAAAGCCATTTACAG AAATACCGATTGCACGCGAGAAGACCGAGCCCCAATGGCCACAACAACGCCAACGCTCAAGCGCCACAGTTCCTTGTCGTGGGCGGAATATGGATGCAGCCGCCGGGTTTCCCGGCAGTGGCCACCGGGAAACTGCCCCTTGAAGCGGCCTCCAACCGGGTTTATGCACCGGTCACGATGCTTCCGCAGCCACTTGGGCCGTCGCACAAGGAATGCGGATTTGTCACTTCAGAAGAGCGAGGCAGTCAGAGCGAAGTTGGTGTTGATCATTTCAATAATTGCTCATCGACAACGTCGTCGTCCACACATATGACAGTCGATCTTTGA